A single region of the Pseudomonas mandelii genome encodes:
- a CDS encoding dihydrolipoamide acetyltransferase family protein, with product MIEFKLPSLGADMDEGTLLEWKVHPGDVVKPGQVIAVVDTAKAAIDVECWHEGTVSQLLIDIGAKVPVGTTIARLLEPGEDPHSARRTTTAAPLLIEEQASSGRRPRISPAARKRAAELGVSTADVKGHGPQGVVTLEDIEAAAHVAHPPDPDQAMRHAIAAAMTRSKREIPHYYLSETIALDKAMAWLQAHNAQSTLQERLLPSVLLLKAVALALRDYPQLNGFWLDNAFKPALDTDLGVAITLRQGGLVAPVLHHVADTSLTHLMSELASLVERARSGSLRSSELGGAGMTVTQLGDQGVDSVLGVIYPPQVALVGFGRISERPWVKEGQLCVMPTVISSLSADHRVSDGHYGARFLGEVRRLLQTPEAL from the coding sequence ATGATCGAATTCAAATTGCCCTCTCTGGGGGCTGATATGGATGAAGGCACGTTGCTGGAGTGGAAAGTCCATCCGGGCGATGTGGTCAAGCCGGGCCAGGTGATTGCCGTCGTCGATACCGCCAAGGCCGCCATCGATGTCGAGTGCTGGCATGAGGGCACGGTGTCGCAACTGCTGATCGATATCGGCGCCAAAGTCCCGGTCGGTACCACCATCGCCCGGTTGTTGGAACCGGGCGAAGATCCGCACAGTGCGCGACGAACAACGACGGCGGCGCCGCTGCTGATCGAAGAGCAGGCATCGTCCGGCAGACGCCCGCGGATATCTCCCGCGGCGCGCAAGCGTGCTGCCGAGCTAGGCGTCAGCACCGCTGATGTGAAAGGCCATGGGCCACAGGGAGTCGTTACCCTGGAGGACATCGAGGCAGCCGCTCATGTGGCGCACCCGCCGGACCCCGACCAGGCCATGCGGCACGCCATTGCGGCGGCCATGACTCGTTCAAAACGCGAGATTCCCCATTACTACCTCAGCGAAACCATCGCCCTGGATAAAGCCATGGCCTGGCTGCAGGCACACAATGCGCAAAGCACACTTCAAGAGCGCCTGCTGCCCAGCGTCTTGCTGCTCAAAGCAGTGGCGCTGGCCTTGCGCGACTATCCGCAGCTCAATGGTTTCTGGCTGGATAACGCCTTCAAGCCCGCACTCGATACCGACCTTGGGGTGGCAATCACCTTGCGCCAGGGTGGCCTGGTCGCCCCGGTGCTGCATCATGTGGCGGACACATCCTTGACTCATTTGATGAGTGAACTGGCCAGCCTGGTCGAGCGCGCCCGCAGCGGATCCCTGCGCAGCTCCGAGCTGGGAGGCGCCGGCATGACGGTCACTCAACTCGGCGATCAGGGCGTGGACAGCGTATTGGGGGTGATCTATCCGCCCCAGGTTGCCTTGGTCGGTTTCGGTCGTATCAGTGAGCGGCCCTGGGTGAAAGAGGGCCAGCTGTGTGTCATGCCCACTGTCATTAGCAGTTTGTCCGCCGATCATCGAGTCAGCGACGGTCATTACGGCGCACGTTTTCTGGGCGAAGTTCGTCGTTTGCTGCAGACGCCAGAGGCGCTTTGA
- a CDS encoding acyl carrier protein, with translation MNPQMIRDEVLKALKSIALELEIEQLRSDRSLREEVDLDSMDWLRVIEALNRSLGIAIPESDYQHVDTLDKLIAYLGQKAKSGEAEPSIRKG, from the coding sequence ATGAACCCGCAAATGATCCGCGATGAAGTATTGAAAGCCTTGAAAAGCATTGCCCTGGAACTTGAAATCGAGCAGTTGCGATCTGATCGGTCACTGCGCGAAGAGGTTGATCTGGATTCCATGGATTGGCTTCGTGTCATCGAGGCTCTGAATCGGAGCCTGGGAATTGCAATTCCTGAAAGCGATTACCAACACGTGGACACCCTGGACAAGCTCATCGCCTATCTGGGGCAAAAGGCGAAATCCGGCGAAGCCGAGCCTTCGATCCGCAAGGGGTGA
- a CDS encoding nitroreductase family protein gives MNIDKAISGRRSTREYTTEAVDENVIRRLINAAAQAPSAVNQQPWTFTVIRDQAVLDRISREAKAYMLKTMPAGPHSAHFHSLLNDENFHIFYHAPVLILISGNAPGQWIVEDCALAAENLMLAAYADGLGTCWIGFAQRFLDTPQGKHALGLPAEWTPVAPIIVGHPKSAPAPVSHKAPEIRWVG, from the coding sequence ATGAACATCGACAAGGCAATCTCCGGCCGGCGCTCCACGCGTGAATACACGACAGAAGCCGTTGATGAAAATGTCATTCGTCGTTTGATCAATGCCGCTGCCCAGGCGCCCAGCGCGGTCAACCAACAACCGTGGACGTTCACGGTGATCCGAGACCAAGCAGTGCTGGATCGGATCTCGCGGGAAGCAAAGGCCTACATGCTCAAGACGATGCCCGCTGGCCCCCATTCCGCGCACTTCCATTCGTTACTCAATGACGAAAACTTTCACATCTTCTACCACGCGCCAGTACTCATCCTTATTTCGGGGAACGCGCCAGGTCAGTGGATCGTCGAAGACTGCGCATTGGCTGCCGAAAACCTGATGCTCGCTGCGTACGCTGACGGGCTGGGTACCTGCTGGATCGGTTTCGCCCAACGTTTTCTTGATACGCCACAGGGGAAGCATGCACTGGGCCTTCCTGCCGAGTGGACGCCAGTGGCGCCCATTATCGTTGGCCATCCGAAATCGGCGCCTGCACCGGTCTCGCACAAGGCGCCGGAGATTCGCTGGGTCGGCTGA
- a CDS encoding PHP domain-containing protein codes for MVWITPELREDRGEVEAALTGRLPRLIELSDLKGDLHAHTRDSDGGNSLEEMAFAAQHAGLEYLAITDHSRSLRVAHGLDIDRLLKQIDQIDALNARLQGMTLLKGVEVDILEDGRLDLPDDILGRLDLVVGAVHSHFGLTLHQQTQRLLRAMDHRYFSVLAHPLCRLINERAPLNMDLPAIIKAASERGCCLELNSQPQRMDLFDLQCQYAKDQGVLISINSDAHRAADFSCLRYGVAQARRAWLEKHDVLNTRSLTSLKKFLRDGGGGRPQSAQN; via the coding sequence TTGGTATGGATCACACCGGAACTGCGCGAAGATCGCGGTGAAGTCGAGGCGGCACTGACAGGTCGTTTACCGAGGCTGATTGAGTTGAGCGACCTCAAAGGTGACTTGCATGCTCATACCCGTGACTCGGATGGAGGCAATAGCCTGGAAGAGATGGCATTTGCGGCGCAGCACGCCGGACTGGAATACCTGGCGATTACCGACCACTCCCGGTCCCTTAGGGTGGCCCATGGCCTGGACATTGATCGATTGTTGAAGCAAATCGACCAGATCGATGCGCTCAACGCCCGCTTGCAGGGCATGACCTTGCTCAAGGGCGTTGAGGTCGACATTCTCGAAGACGGTCGCCTGGATCTGCCAGATGACATTCTGGGGCGCCTGGACCTGGTGGTGGGCGCCGTCCACAGTCATTTCGGCTTGACGCTGCATCAACAAACCCAACGCCTGCTCAGGGCCATGGATCATCGCTACTTCAGCGTACTGGCACATCCCCTATGTCGGTTGATCAATGAACGCGCGCCCCTGAACATGGACCTGCCTGCAATCATCAAGGCAGCCTCTGAGCGTGGTTGCTGCCTGGAACTCAACTCGCAGCCCCAGCGCATGGATCTGTTTGACCTTCAGTGCCAATACGCCAAGGATCAAGGCGTGCTCATCAGCATCAATTCGGACGCCCATCGCGCCGCGGATTTTTCCTGTTTGCGCTACGGCGTCGCTCAGGCGCGTCGAGCCTGGCTGGAAAAACACGATGTGCTCAATACCCGTTCGCTGACCTCACTCAAGAAGTTTTTACGCGATGGCGGTGGCGGTCGACCTCAAAGCGCACAAAACTGA
- a CDS encoding acetate/propionate family kinase has translation MNDTDNGEVILVLNAGSSSIKFALFDATCSPLARTPLWRAKVDGITGPNSVVSENGGDDQPLTLDAKHPYHDALGYIRERLRTQLVGRSIRAIAHRVVHGGIKYSKPVLIDTQVLADLKSYIPLAPLHQPFALEAIETLLQTHPDLPQVVCFDTAFHQTLPDVEKILPLPWSAWESGLRRYGFHGLSYCYQSIALAERYGDQARGRTLVAHLGSGASLCGMRDLKSVATTMGFSALDGLMMGSRCGALDPGAVIFLMEIWKLSLERVSHILYHESGLLGVSGISSDPRELLKVEATEPRAAMALALYLRRFIHEAGALVAALGGLDMLVFTAGIGEHNAAIRSRMCAGLQYLGVELNETANRANASVISTPASRVKVVVEATNEEWVTALDALRLTEPANQQGRSAPRLIP, from the coding sequence ATGAACGACACGGATAACGGTGAAGTGATCCTGGTCCTCAATGCGGGGTCGTCGAGCATCAAGTTCGCCCTGTTCGACGCCACCTGCAGCCCTTTGGCTCGCACACCACTGTGGCGCGCAAAGGTCGACGGCATCACGGGGCCAAACTCGGTGGTCAGCGAAAACGGCGGCGACGATCAGCCACTGACCCTCGATGCAAAACATCCTTATCACGATGCCCTTGGGTATATTCGTGAGCGGTTGCGAACTCAACTGGTAGGCCGTTCGATCAGGGCCATCGCCCACCGCGTCGTGCATGGAGGGATTAAATACTCGAAACCGGTATTGATCGACACGCAGGTGCTGGCCGACCTTAAAAGCTACATCCCGCTAGCCCCTCTGCATCAGCCCTTCGCACTGGAGGCCATCGAAACGCTGCTGCAAACCCACCCCGACCTGCCACAAGTGGTGTGTTTCGATACCGCCTTCCACCAGACCCTGCCAGACGTGGAGAAAATCCTGCCACTGCCTTGGTCGGCCTGGGAAAGCGGCTTGCGTCGTTACGGGTTTCACGGACTTTCCTATTGCTATCAATCCATTGCGCTCGCCGAACGTTATGGCGATCAGGCGCGCGGCCGGACGCTGGTCGCGCACCTGGGCAGCGGTGCCAGCCTGTGCGGTATGCGGGACTTGAAAAGCGTTGCCACCACCATGGGTTTCTCAGCGCTGGACGGTTTGATGATGGGCTCCCGCTGCGGGGCGCTGGACCCTGGCGCGGTGATTTTCCTGATGGAAATCTGGAAGCTGAGCCTGGAGCGGGTCAGCCATATTCTGTATCACGAGTCTGGCCTGCTGGGAGTTTCCGGCATTTCCAGCGACCCGCGCGAACTGCTCAAAGTCGAAGCCACTGAGCCTCGCGCGGCCATGGCCCTTGCGTTGTACCTGCGCCGGTTCATCCACGAAGCCGGTGCCCTTGTCGCGGCACTGGGTGGTCTGGACATGCTGGTGTTCACGGCAGGTATTGGCGAACACAACGCGGCGATTCGCTCTCGTATGTGCGCTGGCCTGCAGTATCTGGGCGTCGAACTGAACGAAACGGCGAACCGGGCCAATGCCTCAGTGATCTCGACCCCGGCCAGCCGAGTCAAGGTGGTGGTCGAAGCCACCAACGAAGAATGGGTCACGGCGCTCGATGCCCTGCGCCTGACAGAGCCAGCCAATCAGCAAGGTCGATCCGCCCCGCGCCTAATCCCCTGA
- a CDS encoding bifunctional enoyl-CoA hydratase/phosphate acetyltransferase gives MTRSVPVNADDLERLHNRSFEEIVIGESASLERTLTAQDIQLFALVSGDVNPLYVDPEFAATTHFNTVFAHGMWGGALISALIGTQLPGPGSVPLGQTLKFLAPVRIGDTLTVSVTVTARDVARYLLTLACTGINQEGVVVLEGESLVHAAGEHIDVHRASLPGIELRHSADGLNRLLQACQTLEPIRVAVVHPCDEVSFEAALDARDAGLIDPVLIGPRGKLEALAAKGGHDLCGLTIEYVPHSHAAALRGAQMARDGLVEALMKGSLHTDELMSAVVPSSALLRTKRRITHCFVMQTPFYPRPFIITDAAINIAPALVDKVDIVRNAIDLAHILGVSNPHVAILAAVETVNANMPATLDAAALCKMADRGQITGAVLDGPLAFDNAISLAAARIKGIHSAVSGKADILVVPDLESGNMLVKQLEYLGGASSAGIVLGAKVPIVLTSRADSVESRIASCAIAALVAHHYRVTPP, from the coding sequence ATGACCCGTTCTGTTCCTGTAAACGCCGACGATCTGGAGCGACTGCATAATCGATCGTTCGAGGAAATCGTCATCGGCGAGTCCGCCTCTCTGGAGCGCACCCTGACAGCTCAAGACATTCAGCTGTTCGCACTGGTCTCGGGCGATGTGAACCCGCTGTACGTCGATCCGGAATTTGCTGCCACCACCCACTTCAACACTGTTTTCGCCCATGGCATGTGGGGGGGAGCGTTGATTTCGGCGTTGATTGGTACGCAGTTGCCAGGGCCCGGTTCGGTGCCCTTGGGGCAAACCCTCAAGTTCCTTGCCCCGGTACGCATCGGTGACACACTGACGGTCTCGGTGACGGTTACTGCTCGCGACGTAGCGCGGTATCTGCTCACGCTGGCCTGTACCGGCATCAATCAGGAAGGCGTGGTCGTGCTGGAAGGTGAATCCCTGGTCCACGCGGCCGGCGAGCATATCGATGTGCATCGAGCCAGCCTGCCGGGTATAGAACTGCGCCACAGCGCCGACGGTCTGAATCGTTTGTTGCAAGCCTGCCAGACGCTGGAACCGATCCGCGTTGCGGTGGTACATCCATGCGACGAGGTGAGTTTCGAGGCGGCCCTTGATGCCCGCGATGCTGGGTTGATCGACCCGGTCCTGATTGGCCCAAGAGGCAAACTAGAAGCCTTGGCGGCCAAGGGCGGCCACGACCTTTGCGGTCTCACCATTGAATACGTGCCCCACAGCCATGCTGCCGCCCTGCGCGGTGCGCAAATGGCCCGTGATGGTCTAGTCGAAGCGTTGATGAAAGGTAGCCTTCACACCGACGAATTGATGTCCGCCGTGGTGCCGTCGTCGGCGCTACTGCGTACCAAGCGGCGCATCACCCACTGCTTCGTGATGCAGACGCCTTTTTATCCGCGCCCCTTCATCATCACCGATGCAGCGATCAATATCGCGCCGGCGTTGGTCGACAAAGTGGACATCGTGCGTAACGCCATCGATCTGGCACATATCCTCGGCGTCAGTAATCCCCACGTGGCGATTCTCGCTGCCGTGGAAACGGTGAATGCCAACATGCCCGCCACCCTTGATGCCGCAGCGCTGTGCAAAATGGCTGATCGCGGCCAGATCACTGGCGCGGTCCTTGACGGGCCGCTGGCGTTCGACAACGCCATCTCCCTGGCGGCGGCGCGTATCAAGGGCATTCACTCAGCTGTTTCCGGTAAAGCCGACATTCTCGTCGTGCCTGATCTGGAAAGCGGCAATATGCTCGTCAAGCAACTGGAATACCTGGGCGGTGCCTCCAGCGCGGGTATCGTGCTTGGCGCCAAAGTGCCGATTGTCCTGACCAGCCGCGCCGACTCCGTTGAATCGCGCATCGCGTCCTGCGCCATCGCCGCGCTGGTCGCCCATCACTATCGGGTCACCCCGCCATGA
- the ppsA gene encoding phosphoenolpyruvate synthase translates to MHSHIRWFKELGINDVSLVGGKNASLGEMYQNLTTEGVCIPNGFAITVEAYRYVLDHNGAWQPLHAALDGLDPDNIKDLQARGKKARAIVYGCSLPEDLKTAILQSYAQLKQEYGENISLAVRSSATAEDSPQASFAGQNDTYLNIATDGDLLDAYKRCLASNFTDRSIHYKYDNGFDYYKVYLAVVVMKMVRSDIGASGVMFSLDTETGFRDVVFINAALGLGENVVQGTIDPDSFYVHKPSFLQGYRAVLKRSLGSKAKKMIFAGELNTGTIAVEYTKNIDTPGEERTRFCISDADVMVLADYAIKVENHYSGKAGFYKPMDMEWAKDGIDGRLYIVQARPETVESQKKGNVLEIYHLKQRSTVLLKGRAVGTRIGAGKARVINDAKHLSDFQPGEVLVSDTTAPDWEPVMKTAAAIVTSRGGRTCHAAIVSRELGIPAIVGTANAADKIETGTPITISCAEGETGNVYEGILGFDIQHTDLSELGHPKTKIMMNLGNPDQAFSLASLPVDGIGLARMEFIINEYIKVHPMALVHPEKVDDATREKIAALSIAYNDPADFFVKTLAEGVATIAAAVYPKPCVVRMSDFKSNEYATLLGGQYFEPEEDNPMIGFRGASRYTHSAYAEGFALECAAMKRVRDEIGLTNVKLMIPFCRRVEEGEKVLAAMASHGLKRGENGLEVYVMCEIPNNVILIDAFAKLFDGFSIGSNDLTQLTLGVDRDSEIVAFDFDERDPGVKQMIRLAVEGAKRNGRHSGICGQAPSDYPEMAEFLVEIGIDSISLNPDAVLATTRHVLAVEKRLSLNRTP, encoded by the coding sequence ATGCATTCACATATCCGCTGGTTCAAAGAGCTGGGTATCAACGATGTATCGCTGGTCGGTGGCAAGAACGCCTCGCTGGGTGAGATGTACCAGAACCTCACGACTGAGGGTGTATGCATCCCCAACGGTTTTGCCATCACCGTTGAGGCGTATCGTTATGTGCTTGATCACAATGGCGCCTGGCAGCCTCTGCATGCGGCACTTGACGGACTCGACCCCGACAACATCAAGGATTTGCAGGCGCGGGGGAAAAAGGCGAGGGCGATCGTATATGGCTGTTCATTGCCGGAAGATCTAAAGACGGCGATTTTGCAAAGTTATGCCCAACTCAAACAGGAATACGGCGAAAACATTTCATTGGCGGTGCGGTCCTCGGCGACCGCCGAGGATTCGCCGCAGGCCTCATTTGCCGGGCAGAACGATACCTATCTCAACATCGCCACTGACGGTGATCTGCTCGATGCCTACAAACGTTGCCTGGCGTCCAACTTTACCGACCGCTCCATCCACTACAAATACGACAATGGCTTTGATTACTACAAGGTCTATCTCGCCGTCGTGGTCATGAAGATGGTGCGTAGCGATATAGGGGCCAGTGGCGTGATGTTTTCGCTGGACACGGAAACAGGCTTCAGGGATGTCGTCTTCATCAATGCCGCGCTGGGGCTCGGCGAGAATGTCGTGCAGGGCACGATAGACCCCGACAGTTTCTATGTGCACAAACCCAGCTTTCTGCAGGGTTATCGTGCTGTCTTGAAGCGCAGCCTGGGTAGCAAAGCAAAGAAGATGATTTTTGCCGGCGAGCTCAATACCGGCACTATCGCGGTGGAATACACCAAGAATATTGATACGCCCGGCGAAGAACGAACCCGCTTCTGCATCTCTGATGCGGATGTGATGGTGCTGGCCGACTATGCCATCAAGGTTGAAAACCACTATTCGGGCAAAGCCGGTTTTTACAAACCCATGGATATGGAATGGGCCAAAGACGGCATCGATGGCCGGTTATATATAGTGCAGGCGCGACCGGAAACGGTGGAGTCGCAAAAGAAAGGCAACGTGCTTGAGATTTACCATCTCAAGCAAAGATCGACAGTGCTGCTTAAGGGCAGGGCGGTCGGCACCAGAATTGGCGCCGGCAAGGCGCGTGTCATCAACGATGCCAAGCATCTCAGTGATTTTCAACCGGGCGAGGTGCTGGTCTCAGATACCACGGCACCCGACTGGGAACCTGTCATGAAAACTGCCGCGGCTATCGTGACGAGCAGGGGCGGACGTACTTGTCACGCCGCCATCGTCTCGCGTGAACTGGGCATTCCCGCCATCGTGGGAACCGCAAACGCGGCAGACAAAATAGAAACCGGCACACCGATCACCATTAGCTGCGCCGAAGGCGAAACCGGAAATGTCTATGAAGGCATTCTGGGTTTTGACATTCAGCACACCGATCTCAGCGAGCTGGGACATCCAAAAACAAAGATTATGATGAACCTGGGCAATCCTGATCAGGCCTTTAGTCTTGCCTCGCTACCGGTGGATGGCATTGGTCTGGCGCGTATGGAATTCATTATTAATGAATACATCAAGGTGCATCCGATGGCGCTCGTACACCCGGAAAAGGTGGATGACGCAACACGTGAAAAAATCGCGGCCTTGAGCATTGCTTACAATGATCCTGCAGATTTTTTCGTCAAGACCTTGGCCGAAGGCGTGGCCACAATTGCGGCGGCGGTGTATCCAAAACCCTGCGTAGTGCGCATGAGCGACTTCAAAAGCAACGAATACGCGACCCTGCTGGGCGGTCAGTATTTCGAGCCGGAAGAAGACAACCCAATGATCGGTTTTCGTGGGGCGTCCCGTTATACCCATAGTGCCTATGCCGAAGGTTTTGCGCTGGAATGCGCGGCAATGAAGCGGGTGCGCGACGAGATAGGCCTGACTAACGTCAAGTTGATGATCCCTTTTTGCCGCAGAGTGGAGGAGGGCGAAAAGGTATTGGCAGCGATGGCCAGCCATGGCCTCAAGCGCGGAGAAAACGGACTGGAGGTCTACGTCATGTGCGAGATCCCCAACAACGTCATCCTGATCGACGCCTTCGCCAAACTGTTCGACGGATTCTCCATCGGCTCCAATGACTTGACCCAGCTGACGCTCGGCGTGGATCGCGATTCGGAAATCGTCGCCTTCGATTTCGATGAACGCGATCCGGGGGTTAAACAGATGATTCGCCTGGCGGTGGAGGGAGCAAAACGTAACGGCCGCCACTCCGGTATTTGCGGACAGGCGCCGTCTGACTATCCCGAGATGGCTGAATTTCTGGTGGAAATTGGCATCGACTCGATAAGCCTGAATCCGGATGCAGTGCTCGCCACCACTCGGCATGTTCTGGCGGTGGAAAAGCGCCTGTCACTTAATCGCACACCGTAA
- the glgP gene encoding alpha-glucan family phosphorylase codes for MFAFLPRELPEQLCALTELALNLRWTWNHALDDLWKSIDPELWVRTHNPWMILQNASQQRLDELCRDPDFSQKLAHAIAEHRRYLDDSGWYAQQQGARDSARIAYFSMEYGLSEAFPLYAGGLGVLAGDYLKTASDMGVPILGVGLLYQEGYFRQYIDAQGRQHEAYPYNDATSLPIQPTIGNDGAWLKIVLQLPGRTLYLRIWQAIVGRTRLYLLDSNDLRNGPADRGITSKLYGGGSEMRLLQEVVLGIGGWAVLDALGIDVDVCHLNEGHAALLVLERARRFMHKMGTSFWEAWWATRAGNVFTTHTPVAVGFDLFPPSLIYKYAREYLEDCRISLRELLALGRRDPADDDEPFNMAFLALRGCAQCNAVSRLHGEVSRQLFSDLYPRWPLQEIPVGHITNGVHVPSWDSVWSDHLWTSTCGKERWLGTVESLSGTVSHSDDRALWTMAAEQRRDLVHYTRHRLAWHLGQRGESPQRVEEAAQVLDPNCLTLGFARRFTDYKRPNLLLHDPERLSRLLTDEHRPVQLIIAGKAHPSDEQGKQLIQAWMEFVHRPNLRRHVVFLEDYDIEQAQHLVQGVDVWINTPRRPWEACGTSGMKVLVNGGLNLSQLDGWWAEAYQPTCGWAIGDDAPSDDVADAECLYRLLEEEVVPTFYTRDTQGIPRDWVQRMRASMSQLGPQFSSNRMLLEYLGCCYQPAIQAFRRRSKDKAELARGLHAWHKAVALGWDNIHFGTVDAKHDGEWLYISVPVYLGEIAPEWVRVELYAAPCDGHPAECLPMNAVGPIPGAIQGYIFSTSVAATRPVDGYTPRVRAWHSDAFLPAENALIAWQR; via the coding sequence GTGTTCGCCTTCTTGCCACGTGAGTTGCCAGAGCAACTCTGCGCACTGACCGAACTCGCGCTTAACCTGCGCTGGACCTGGAATCATGCACTCGACGACCTGTGGAAATCGATTGACCCAGAACTTTGGGTGCGTACCCATAATCCGTGGATGATTCTGCAGAATGCTTCGCAGCAGCGTCTTGACGAACTCTGCCGAGATCCTGACTTCTCGCAGAAACTGGCGCACGCCATCGCAGAGCACCGGCGTTATCTCGACGACTCAGGCTGGTATGCACAGCAGCAAGGGGCCAGGGATTCGGCGCGGATCGCCTATTTCAGCATGGAGTACGGTTTGAGTGAGGCCTTTCCGCTCTACGCCGGCGGACTCGGTGTGCTTGCAGGAGATTATCTGAAGACGGCGAGCGACATGGGCGTTCCGATACTTGGGGTGGGTTTGCTCTATCAGGAAGGCTATTTTCGGCAATACATCGACGCGCAAGGCAGGCAGCATGAGGCCTATCCTTACAACGACGCCACCAGCCTGCCGATTCAGCCAACGATCGGAAATGACGGCGCCTGGCTGAAAATCGTGCTGCAACTTCCCGGTCGCACTTTGTATTTGCGTATATGGCAGGCCATTGTCGGACGTACGCGCCTGTATCTGCTGGATAGTAACGATCTGCGCAATGGGCCCGCCGACCGCGGTATCACCTCTAAGTTGTATGGCGGCGGCTCGGAAATGCGTTTGCTCCAGGAAGTGGTGCTCGGCATTGGTGGCTGGGCGGTACTCGACGCACTGGGTATCGACGTTGACGTGTGCCACCTTAACGAAGGTCACGCCGCACTGCTTGTGCTGGAACGTGCCCGTCGCTTTATGCACAAGATGGGTACATCGTTCTGGGAAGCATGGTGGGCAACGCGTGCAGGTAACGTATTCACAACGCATACGCCAGTGGCTGTGGGTTTCGACTTATTTCCACCCTCGCTCATTTACAAGTACGCGCGTGAGTATCTCGAAGACTGTCGCATTTCATTGCGCGAGCTGCTTGCGTTGGGCCGGCGTGATCCGGCGGACGACGATGAGCCGTTCAACATGGCTTTTCTGGCATTGCGTGGGTGCGCCCAGTGCAATGCCGTGAGTCGTTTGCATGGCGAGGTCAGCCGTCAATTGTTCAGTGATCTTTATCCACGCTGGCCGCTTCAAGAGATACCTGTGGGGCACATTACCAACGGCGTCCATGTGCCATCCTGGGATTCGGTGTGGTCCGATCACCTATGGACTAGCACCTGTGGCAAGGAACGTTGGCTCGGCACGGTGGAGTCTCTCTCAGGGACGGTCTCCCACAGTGATGACAGGGCCTTGTGGACGATGGCCGCCGAGCAACGCCGCGATCTGGTGCATTACACGCGTCACCGTTTGGCATGGCACCTTGGACAGCGTGGCGAGTCACCTCAGCGGGTCGAAGAAGCCGCGCAGGTGCTCGATCCCAATTGCCTTACGCTCGGCTTCGCGCGGCGATTCACCGACTATAAGCGACCGAATTTGTTGCTGCATGACCCGGAGCGCCTGAGCCGCCTGCTAACCGATGAGCATCGACCCGTCCAACTGATCATCGCCGGTAAAGCCCATCCCAGTGACGAGCAGGGCAAGCAGCTGATCCAGGCATGGATGGAGTTTGTTCATCGTCCAAATCTGCGAAGGCATGTCGTGTTCCTGGAGGATTACGACATTGAACAGGCCCAACATCTGGTGCAAGGCGTCGATGTCTGGATCAATACACCGCGACGACCATGGGAAGCCTGTGGCACCAGTGGGATGAAGGTTCTGGTCAATGGCGGACTTAACCTGTCCCAACTGGACGGTTGGTGGGCGGAGGCGTACCAGCCCACCTGCGGTTGGGCAATCGGCGACGACGCCCCCAGCGACGATGTAGCCGACGCCGAGTGCTTGTACCGCCTGCTCGAAGAAGAAGTAGTGCCCACCTTTTACACACGCGACACGCAGGGAATTCCACGAGACTGGGTGCAACGCATGCGCGCCAGCATGTCGCAACTGGGGCCGCAATTCAGTAGCAATCGCATGCTGCTCGAATACCTGGGTTGTTGTTACCAACCGGCGATCCAGGCGTTCCGACGCCGTAGCAAGGATAAGGCTGAACTCGCACGTGGGCTTCATGCCTGGCACAAGGCGGTTGCCTTGGGATGGGACAACATACATTTCGGCACGGTCGATGCGAAACACGACGGCGAGTGGCTGTACATCAGCGTGCCGGTCTATCTGGGGGAGATCGCACCGGAGTGGGTAAGGGTGGAACTCTATGCCGCCCCGTGCGATGGACACCCGGCAGAATGCCTGCCGATGAACGCTGTCGGCCCCATACCCGGCGCCATCCAAGGCTATATCTTTTCCACCTCGGTCGCTGCCACGCGGCCCGTGGATGGCTACACCCCTCGGGTACGCGCCTGGCACTCAGACGCCTTTCTGCCAGCGGAAAATGCACTTATTGCGTGGCAACGTTGA